The following coding sequences lie in one Actinomycetota bacterium genomic window:
- a CDS encoding PadR family transcriptional regulator, giving the protein MTKRADILEFAVLGMLGDGPLHGYELRKRLDTVLGPFRTLSFGSLYPCLRRIEQRGLIVQVHVTPATESNAPPLSGRRARVVYSLTGDGKEAFEHWVNEPGPESWEDEGFAAHLAFFGRTEAWVRVRILEGRRSRMEERVAALRDSMLRSRDRVDAYTLELQSHGLDRAEREVRWLNELITTERKNAEEAQQPRDFTT; this is encoded by the coding sequence ATGACGAAGCGAGCGGACATCCTCGAATTCGCAGTGCTCGGCATGTTGGGCGATGGCCCTCTCCACGGCTACGAACTGCGCAAGCGCCTGGATACCGTGCTTGGCCCCTTTCGCACATTGTCCTTTGGATCCCTCTACCCGTGCTTGCGTCGCATCGAACAGCGGGGATTGATTGTTCAGGTGCATGTCACACCCGCGACCGAGAGCAACGCTCCGCCACTGAGTGGGCGACGCGCACGCGTGGTTTACTCCCTCACTGGCGATGGCAAGGAGGCCTTCGAGCACTGGGTCAACGAGCCTGGCCCAGAATCCTGGGAGGATGAGGGCTTCGCAGCCCATCTGGCATTCTTCGGGCGCACGGAAGCCTGGGTGCGAGTTCGCATTCTTGAAGGCCGGCGTTCGCGCATGGAAGAACGGGTAGCCGCGCTGCGCGACTCAATGCTTCGCTCTCGCGATCGCGTCGATGCCTACACCCTTGAGCTGCAAAGCCACGGACTTGATCGAGCCGAGCGCGAAGTGCGCTGGCTCAACGAGCTCATCACTACTGAGCGAAAGAACGCCGAAGAAGCTCAACAGCCGCGCGACTTCACTACGTAA
- a CDS encoding inositol-3-phosphate synthase has translation MGSVRVAIIGVGNCAASLVQGVEYYKDADPQGFVPGLMHVQFGPYHVRDVEFVAAFDVDAKKVGQDLSAAIGASENNTIKICDVPVTGVIVQRGHTLDGLGKYYRETISESEQPAVDVVAALKAAKTDIVVCYLPVGSEDAARFYAQCAIDAGCGFVNALPVFIAGTPAWAKKFEDAGLPIVGDDIKSQVGATITHRILAKLFEDRGVILDRTYQLNVGGNMDFMNMLERERLESKKISKTQSVTSQISHDIGARNVHIGPSDYVAWLDDRKWAFVRLEGRAFGDVPLSLEYKLEVWDSPNSAGVIIDAVRAAMIAKDRGIGGPILSASSYFMKSPPVQYSDSEAHIAVEDFIAGTIER, from the coding sequence ATGGGATCAGTACGCGTCGCCATCATTGGCGTCGGCAACTGTGCGGCATCACTCGTTCAGGGTGTCGAGTATTACAAGGATGCTGATCCGCAAGGATTCGTCCCCGGGCTGATGCATGTGCAGTTTGGGCCCTACCACGTCCGCGATGTTGAGTTCGTCGCTGCCTTTGACGTGGATGCCAAGAAGGTCGGCCAGGATCTCTCGGCTGCCATCGGCGCCTCGGAGAACAACACCATCAAGATTTGCGACGTTCCGGTCACCGGTGTCATCGTCCAGCGCGGTCATACCCTCGATGGTCTGGGCAAGTACTACCGCGAGACCATAAGCGAGTCCGAGCAACCAGCCGTCGACGTGGTAGCAGCCCTCAAGGCGGCCAAGACCGACATCGTCGTGTGCTACCTCCCAGTGGGCTCAGAGGATGCCGCGCGTTTCTACGCACAGTGTGCAATCGATGCCGGCTGTGGATTCGTCAACGCTCTTCCCGTCTTCATCGCCGGAACGCCAGCTTGGGCAAAGAAGTTCGAGGATGCTGGTCTGCCTATCGTGGGCGACGACATCAAGAGCCAGGTCGGAGCAACCATCACGCACCGCATCCTTGCCAAGCTCTTTGAAGATCGCGGAGTGATCCTGGACCGCACCTACCAACTCAACGTAGGCGGCAACATGGACTTCATGAACATGCTTGAGCGCGAGCGTCTGGAATCCAAGAAGATCTCCAAGACCCAGTCAGTCACGTCGCAGATCTCGCACGACATCGGTGCTCGCAATGTGCACATCGGTCCGTCTGACTATGTCGCATGGCTCGATGACCGCAAGTGGGCTTTTGTTCGCCTGGAAGGCCGCGCATTCGGTGATGTGCCGTTGAGCCTTGAGTACAAGCTCGAAGTTTGGGATTCGCCCAACAGTGCAGGCGTCATCATTGACGCCGTTCGTGCTGCGATGATCGCAAAGGACCGCGGCATCGGCGGTCCGATCCTGTCAGCCTCGAGCTACTTCATGAAGTCGCCGCCCGTGCAGTACAGCGACAGCGAGGCACATATTGCTGTCGAAGACTTCATCGCCGGAACAATCGAACGCTAA
- a CDS encoding MFS transporter produces MVALPALRELLSTRDFRRLFSVRLVGQFADGLVQASLATFVLFSPEREPDALKVASAFAILLLPYSIIGPFAGVLLDRWRRRNVLVNANFIKALGVIPIITLVAAGNDGLLLGLFVLVVLGIGRFVLAGLSASLPNVVQGRDLVTANALSPTSGTIAVAVGALAGVAIRSLVGGGDTGSQVILVLAGIGFVVAGLLAMRMGASSLGPHGDLARDTIRGVITGFVDGLRVLRDHARPRRAITVVALHRVSFGMLTVDALLLVRNSFNSIAQADHALTQFAIITGAAATGALIGAASTPWSTRRLGTVTWSAMVLIVGGITGTIFVFAGSQTISLPLLLVGAASFGFVGQSVKVCADTEVQLHIPDDHLGRLFALFDMIVNASLVLGITFMALCAPASGQAPAMIVFAGLLLVVTGVWFMTKSPTKGNT; encoded by the coding sequence GTGGTGGCATTGCCTGCCCTGCGCGAGCTCCTGTCCACTCGGGACTTTCGTCGGCTTTTCTCAGTTCGCCTGGTCGGGCAATTCGCCGATGGGCTCGTTCAGGCATCCCTTGCAACCTTCGTGCTCTTCTCTCCGGAGCGGGAGCCAGATGCCCTGAAGGTCGCATCGGCATTCGCGATCTTGTTGTTGCCCTACTCGATCATCGGGCCATTCGCGGGAGTGCTGCTGGATCGTTGGCGTCGGCGCAATGTGCTGGTCAATGCCAACTTCATCAAGGCTCTTGGAGTCATTCCCATCATCACTCTTGTGGCGGCCGGCAATGACGGCCTACTGCTCGGGCTGTTCGTGCTCGTCGTGCTCGGCATCGGTCGATTCGTTCTCGCTGGATTGTCAGCCTCTTTGCCCAATGTCGTCCAGGGTCGCGATCTGGTGACGGCCAATGCGCTGAGTCCGACATCAGGCACCATCGCAGTTGCAGTAGGTGCGCTTGCAGGCGTGGCAATCAGGTCGCTGGTGGGCGGTGGCGACACTGGTAGTCAAGTGATCCTGGTGCTGGCTGGCATAGGTTTCGTAGTGGCCGGGCTGCTTGCCATGCGCATGGGGGCTTCAAGCCTTGGGCCACATGGTGACCTCGCACGTGACACCATTCGCGGGGTCATTACGGGCTTCGTCGACGGGCTTCGTGTGCTGCGCGATCACGCACGGCCGCGGCGTGCCATCACTGTCGTAGCACTGCATCGTGTCTCCTTCGGCATGCTCACGGTGGATGCGCTGCTGCTGGTGCGCAACAGCTTCAACTCCATTGCACAAGCCGACCATGCGCTTACCCAGTTCGCGATCATCACTGGAGCAGCAGCAACCGGTGCACTGATCGGAGCCGCTTCAACACCGTGGAGCACACGGCGTCTGGGCACCGTCACGTGGTCAGCAATGGTGCTGATCGTCGGCGGCATCACCGGCACAATCTTCGTATTCGCGGGATCACAGACGATCAGCCTTCCGTTGTTGCTCGTCGGAGCCGCGAGCTTTGGATTCGTCGGACAATCAGTCAAGGTTTGCGCGGACACTGAGGTACAACTTCACATTCCCGACGATCACCTCGGCCGGCTCTTCGCGTTGTTCGACATGATCGTCAACGCGTCCCTCGTTTTAGGCATCACATTCATGGCGTTGTGTGCCCCGGCAAGTGGTCAAGCACCTGCCATGATCGTCTTTGCTGGGCTCCTGCTTGTAGTGACAGGCGTTTGGTTCATGACCAAATCGCCAACGAAGGGAAACACATGA